The Zingiber officinale cultivar Zhangliang chromosome 9A, Zo_v1.1, whole genome shotgun sequence genome window below encodes:
- the LOC122021579 gene encoding basic leucine zipper 4-like, translating to MHSGEVASISYLSPSNSPFRAHYNMHQDSITSNFSCLFGPHFTEHLHTMPEMHGMSVPISCLGIGRISDEPGGADKLVQAEERKKRRMISNRESARRSRMRKQKHLGELYSQVIRLRSVNYQLLNELNNVVRERDQIIQENSRLKNEETTLQMKLKSLPAKFDCSQEEAEIS from the coding sequence ATGCATTCCGGAGAAGTTGCCAGCATTAGCTACCTTTCACCTTCAAATTCACCTTTCAGAGCCCACTACAATATGCATCAAGACAGTATTACCTCCAACTTTAGCTGTCTGTTTGGACCTCATTTTACTGAACACTTACACACCATGCCAGAGATGCATGGCATGAGCGTTCCCATTTCTTGTCTTGGAATCGGCAGAATTTCAGATGAGCCAGGTGGTGCTGACAAACTAGTCCAAGCTGAAGAAAGGAAAAAGAGGAGGATGATATCGAACAGAGAATCAGCTCGCCGATCACGGATGAGAAAACAAAAGCATCTCGGTGAATTGTACTCACAAGTCATCCGTCTCCGATCAGTAAACTACCAGCTTCTCAATGAGTTAAACAACGTGGTGAGAGAGCGCGATCAGATTATCCAAGAGAATAGCCGCCTCAAAAATGAAGAAACTACGCTTCAAATGAAACTCAAGAGTCTCCCAGCAAAATTTGATTGTTCTCAAGAAGAAGCAGAGATATCTTGA